A window of the Clostridia bacterium genome harbors these coding sequences:
- a CDS encoding IreB family regulatory phosphoprotein encodes MINSETMMFKVEKDKLNEAREVITTVYEALKEKGYNPINQIVGYILSGDPTYITSHKNARSIIRRLERDELLEEILKCYLEDKK; translated from the coding sequence ATGATAAACAGTGAAACCATGATGTTTAAAGTTGAGAAAGATAAACTGAATGAAGCCAGAGAAGTCATTACAACTGTTTATGAAGCTTTGAAGGAAAAGGGTTATAACCCGATCAACCAGATTGTAGGTTATATCCTGTCGGGCGATCCTACATACATAACTAGTCATAAGAATGCGAGGAGCATAATAAGAAGGCTTGAAAGAGATGAGCTGCTTGAGGAAATCCTGAAATGTTATTTAGAGGATAAAAAATAA